The sequence below is a genomic window from Nostoc flagelliforme CCNUN1.
TATGCTCCCGGTAAGACTGAATTTCTGTTTCTGTAGTGCAAGGTAATTCGACTAAAGCTTGACGCTCGGCTGTAGTCATTTGATTCCAATCAGACAATTTTAGCTTAATGCCACAAGTATCTAATTTGCAACGCACCTGCATGGGGATACAGCGCAGCGAATCAACAAAGTCTGCTTCAAATTCAAAGAAATCTGTCATAAGAAAGTATTCAAAATTCGATTATTCAAAATTAAAGGTTTTTAACCATCGATGAACGGTGCGTTACGCAATGCTTTCACACCCTATATATGCCTCGATTTTTTCAAAAATCAAATCGGATTGCTATATATTATCTGCAAAGAGTTCAGACTAAGTAAGTGGGTTAAATTAAATATAAAACCTCACCCTGCCTCCGGCTTCCCTCTTCTTACTAAGCAGAGGGATTGATCGTGAGGTAGGTTTGATATTGAGTTTAATTACGCCTACCTACTCAAGCTATATCTAACTAAAATGTATGCCAGACATCTTTAATTATTAACGGGTATTTTTGGCATTACTGAGACGAATTATCAAATAACTAATTGACAGTGCGAGAATAGCAATTCCTAAACCAATTATATCAATACCTCCAATTTTTTCTAAGTCAAGAATAATAATTTTTCTGGCAACAGCAATTAAAGATGTGACAATAACTAATTCAACTTGAAAAACGTGTTTTCGTAAATAAGCTGTAATGTTTTCTAAAATTTCTAAAGCAATTAAAATATTCAAAAATAGACCAAAAATTTTATACAGGGTTGTGTTAAATTTTGCATAAGGCGCTGTAAATAACTCTTTAAAAAGAAATACTCCTAAATCCCCGATCGCTACCAAAATTACGATCACCATAAAAATAGATAGAACTTTAGAAACTATCACTTCTATGTTTTCAATGATGTGCATGAAGTTCTCATCTTTGGTAGCTTCTAGAATTCGCCTCATTAACTTTTTCATCTGCTGCACCCGATTTTTAAATAAAATAAAATCCCATAGATAAATCTAGAGGATTAAAATAAGATGATTTCTAATACTATCTGATTTTTCTTCTTTCCCATAGCTGAATTCGACGCTAGTAAAACCTATGTTTACTAGAAATTTAGCCTCTTTAGATATGGTAATTGGTATGGGTCAATTGTAGAGAGCCATAAAAAATGATAATCACTATTGGTTATTGATTATTGACTAAATTACCTATTGGTGATTATTAATTACCTCTTGAGGCGTACAGTTAGGAGCTTACCATTGTGAAGACTGGAGTTGATAATCTTTGACTGTAACTTCCACAGAGATTGGTATCAGCTGTACAGCACAGGCTTTTAATTCTGGTTGCAGCGAATCGGGGCAAGATTCTGGATGGGTTAGGGCGTTGGCTTCGGCATTATTTGCCCACAGTGAACCCCAGTGCATGGGGACAAAAACTGTACCAGGCGTGATCGCTTTTGTCACTTTAGCAGGAAACTTAGCTTTACCCCGACGCGATCGCACTTCTACATACATACTATCTACAATACCTAACCGAGCAGCATCACGGGGATGAATTTCGATAAACGGTTCGGGATGCATTTTACAAATTTTTTCAATTCGCCCGGTGCGTGTTTGGGTATGCCAGTGTCCGTAAAGTCTTCCAGTAGTTAGCACAAAAGGATAATCTGGGTTTGGTGGTTCTGCCAATCCCTTTGAGTAATATGCCCCAAATCGAGCGCGTCCATCAGGGGTGTGGAAGCGGAGATTGGTGTAAAGTCTTTTGGAGTTAGGAGTGAGGAGTGAGGAGTTAGGAGTTGAAGATTCTAATTCATAACTCCTCACTCTTAACTCATCACTTTTTTCTGGGTGAGGCCATTGAGTTGGGCCTTCTGCTTTTAATTGCGCGTGGCTGATACCCGTCATATCACAGGGGCGAGTTTTAGTTAGTTTGACAAACTCAGCATAAACTTCGGCGGAGTTAGCAAAGGCAAACTCTTTCTCAAAACCTAATCTACGTCCAACTTCGGCGAAAATTTCCCAATCGGCTTTAGCTTCTCTTGGCGGTTGGCGAAATGCTTGACATAAAGTTACCACCCGTTCGGAGTTTGTCATTACACCAGTTTTTTCACCCCACTGGGCTGCTGGTAACAGAACATGAGCGTAAGCAGAGGTTTCTGTAGGATAATATGCGTCTTGGTAAATAGTAAAAGGCGATCGCAATAATGCCTTTTTAGTTCGCTCCAAATCTGGCATACTCACAGCTGGGTTGGTAGCCGCAATCCACAGTAATTCTACAGCACCATTTTCTAGGCCAGT
It includes:
- a CDS encoding phosphate-starvation-inducible PsiE family protein encodes the protein MKKLMRRILEATKDENFMHIIENIEVIVSKVLSIFMVIVILVAIGDLGVFLFKELFTAPYAKFNTTLYKIFGLFLNILIALEILENITAYLRKHVFQVELVIVTSLIAVARKIIILDLEKIGGIDIIGLGIAILALSISYLIIRLSNAKNTR